The sequence GTTATATCCAACGCTGTCGTATACCCGGTGTGCCGACTGATTTAAAAGAATCAATCGAAGAGGCTTATATCAGTGTAGGTTCATTAAATGCTTCATTAGAAGAAACACCAATTAATGTAAGCGCGATGAACAGTTTGTGGAATGAGGCGGCAAACAGAGTAGACGGGGTTGAATCAGGTATTTATGAAATGGTTGAAAATGCTCGTCTAGTTGAAGGTGTTATTCAATATGCAAACCGCTACCGTTTTAAAAATCAAGAATTAGCGATGCAATTACAAGTTGCAGAAGGTTATTATGATGACGAACATGATTATAATAAAGCTTTAGAGATTGCTGCTAAAAGTTTAGAAAAAGTTGAAGCAGGCGCAGTGAAACGTGTTGAAGAACAACTTGCAAATACAAATTATCATTATTAAAAGATTGATATTTTAGTTGAAGTCGTATAAAATTAGTTGGTAATTTAAAGACTGATATGGTTGTGTTTTAGAAAGATAAGTAGAATGAAGGTGCCAGATAAAACAGAGTGTTTATCTGACATCAGATTGTATACAAAGTCTCGAAAACTGTTTTTTCTTTGAAGATGATTTAAGCGACTGTGACTATGATATGAGAAGGCTGGATAGAAATGCTGTTATAGTAGGAACGACGAGCGCGTGACGGTGCGCGTACTTATAGTACGTAATCCCGAGCAAGCAAAGAGTGACGACCTTGAACAGCGTTTATCTTTAGTAAAAGTCACAAAGTCTCGAAAACTGTTTTTTCTTTGAAGATGATTTAAGCGACTTTGACTATGATATGAGAAGGCTGGATAGAAATGCTGTTATAGTAGGAACGACGAGCGCGTGACGGTGCGCGTACTTATAGTACGTAATCCCGAGCAAGCAAAGAGTGACGACCTTGAACAGCGTTTATCTACAGTCTGGTGCCAGATAAAACATAGTGTTTATCTGGCATTGTTGTGTAAAGAAAGGTGATAGAAATGATTTATTTGGACAATAGTGCAACAACGCAACCTTATCCTGAAGTTGTGAAAGCTTATGGGCAGGTCGCGACACAATATTTTGCTAATCCATCATCGTTACATGGATTAGGTGGTAAAGTTGAAAAGCTTTATCGAGAATCAAAAAAACAAATGGCACAACTGTTAGCAGTTGATGAAAATGAATTAATCATGACAGCTAGTGGGACCGAAAGTAATAATATGGCAATTAAAAGTATTGCTTGGACATTCCAAAATCGTGGGAAGCATTTGATTACAACTAAAATGGAACACCCTTCTGTTTTGAATACAATGGCATTTTTAGAAAAAAATGGTTTTGAAGTTACCTATTTGCCAGTTGATAAAACAGGACATGTTGCAGTAGCTGATGTTGAAGCGAGTATACGTCCAGATACAATTTTAGTATCGATTATGCATGTTAATAATGAAATTGGAAGTATTCAGCCGATTGCAGAAATTGGAAAGGTGTTAAAACAATATGATCATGTGTTGTTTCATGTCGATGCGGTACAGTCATTATCAAAAGTGCCACTTAATATTAAAGAAATGGGCATTGATTTATTAAGCGCCTCAGCACACAAGTTTCACGGCCTGCGTGGAGCGGGACTACTCTATAAGTCAGGTTATCTTCGAATTGAGCCACTATTGCATGGTGGTGGACAAGAGGCCGGTTTTAGAAGCAGTACAGAAAATGTTGCCGCTGTAGTTGCAATGGCAAAAGCCATGCGTATGGAAATGGAACGTATGAAAACAGAAGTTTCGCAACTAGCCGCATTAAAGAACGATTTTATTGCCTGGTTAACAGAAATGCCTGGCGTAACAGTTTATTCATCAACAGAGGGTGCACCACATATTTGTTGTTTTAGTGTTCAGAAACAAAAAGGTGAAGTTTTTGTACATGCGCTAGAAGCAGAAGAGATTTATATTTCAACAACCAGTGCATGTTCATCAAAATCTCCAACAAGTGATGGCACGTTAATGGCGATGAAAATTCCAAACAAAGAAGCGAAAGGCGCAGTTCGTTTTAGTTTTAACTACGATACAAGCGCTGCTGAGATGGTAAAAGTTAAACAAGCAATAACACGTGTCATCAAAAATTTAGATGAAGTGGTGAAATAAATGATAGAATATGATCGTATTTTGGTTCGTTATGGCGAGCTTTCAACAAAAGGAAATAACCGTAAAGTGTTTGTACGACGCTTAGCAAGTAGTGTCCATCAATTATTAAAAGATGTACCAGAAGTGAAGATTAATGCAGAGCGAGATCGTTTGTTTATTACATTGAATGGTGCCGATCATCAATTAATAATGGAACGATTACATTTGGTGTTTGGGATTCAAAGTTATAGTCCCGTAATCAAGGTAGAACAAGATATCGAACAAATCAAAGAGATGGCAGTTGCGTTATTGCAACGTCATTATAAAGAAGGACAATCGTTTAAAGTACGAACTAAACGCGCGGATAAAGAATTTCCTTTCGATACGAATGATGTTAATTTAATGGTCGGAGATGCGATTATGGATGCGTATAACGATGATATTGCCGTTCGTATGAAAAATCCTGATATTGAAATTACAGTTGAAATTCGTAAAGAGGGTGTCTATATCTCATCTGAAACAGTCATGGGACAAGGTGGTATGCCTGTTAGTTCTGCTGGAAAAGCTATGTTGATGCTGTCAGGTGGGATTGATAGTCCAGTTGCAGGTTATTTAGCAATGCGTCGTGGTGTTGAAATTGAAGCTGTTCATTTTTATAGCCCTCCGTATACAAGTGAACGCGCTAAACAAAAAGCAATTGATTTAACGCAAAAACTAACGCGTTATACAGGGGATATTAAAATTCATTTGGTACCTTTTACAAAAATTCAAGAAACAATTAAACAACGTATTCCTGAAGGTTATATTATGACGTCTACTCGTCGTTTTATGATGCGTATAACAGATGAAATTCGCCGTCAAAATGATGGATTAGCAATTGTTAATGGTGAATCATTAGGTCAAGTTGCTTCACAAACAATGATGAGTATGCTAGCGATTAATGATGTGACAAGCACACCGATACTACGTCCGTTAATTACAATGGATAAAAATGATATTATTAAAATTGCTGAAGAAATTGATACATTTGAGTTATCGATTCAGCCGTTTGAAGATTGCTGTACAATCTTTACTCCTAAGCAACCAAAAACACAACCTCGCTTAGACAAGGTAGAACGCTTTGAATCAAAAGTTGATTTTGATACGTTAATGGCAGAAGCAATTGCTAATGTTGAAACGATTACTGTCTCAATTGAAGCCAATAGTGCGACTTCTGAAGAATTTGAAGGCTTACTATAGGCAAAATAAATGCAATTAGGGTGTAATACCTCGTATAATAAGGATGTAGCAATTAAAAGAAGAGAGGATGATGTTCAACATGACAACATTTAAAGGCGGAGAAGTAACATTACTCGGAAACAAATTAAAAGTAGGTGACAAAGCACCAGACTTCAGCGTTTTAGATAACGGATTAGAAGAAAAAACACTTGCTGATTATAAAGGTAAAGTTAAATTAATCGCAGCTGTTCCTTCTGTAGATACAAGCGTCTGCTCACAAGAGAGTCGTCGTTTTAACGTTGATGGTGGTAGCTTAGAAAATACAGTTGTTTTGACAATATCAAACGATTTACCATTTGCACAAAAAAGATGGTGTGCAGCAGAAGGTTTACCTAATGCAGTAACATTATCTGATCATAAAGAACTTTCATTTGGATTGGCATATGGCGTAGTGATTGAAGAATTACGCTTATTAAGTCGAGCAGTATTTGTTATCAATGCAAATGATGAAATTGTTTATGTTGAATATTTAGATGAAGTTACAAATCATCCTAACTATGAAGCAGCAATCGAAGCGGCTAAAAACGCATAAATATTTCGAATTAATTTCTCAGTACTCTGCAGCAATTGTTGTTGCAGTACTGAGTTTTTTTGTTTGTTAAGGCTAGTATGTAAGAGTTTTTATTTTTGATTTAGAAAGACTTGCATAAAATCAGCGGTAACCATAGAAACATTATACGATTTCTGCTATTATAATGAATGAAGTCGATTCGTATTAATTATACGCAAACGTGTCTATAAAAAGAAACATTTAGAAATTGTTGGGCAAAAATTCGCTTGTATCACTTGCGGATAGTGCTTATTGTCGTTACAATAATGAAATGTGCAGAAGATTGTAGAAGTAGGAGAGGTGCACCAGTATGTCAAAGGATATTCAGTTTGAAGAATTGTTCGAACAACTAGATCAAGCAATAGAACCGTTGAAAAAAGCAGAGGGTATTACTTATTTGGAGGCTGTTTATCAGACAGCAGAAAATATTTTCGAACATAAAGTTCTGCAAGAAAATATGAATCCAGAACTTTCTCAAAAGTTATTAGAACAATATAACAATATTCAATTGGAAGAAGTTCCAGCTGAAGTAATTCGTCGTGCTTACCAACTTGTATTGTTGAAGGGTTTACGTGAGGATGAAATCCAAACAAATCATCAAATGACGCCAGATTCAATTGGGTTTATTATGGGTTATTTGGTCGATAAATTCACAGCCAATACAAAGGATGTTACAATATTTGATCCTGCAGTGGGTACGGGTAACTTGTTGATGACGGTTCATAATCAAATGAAAGAGCGCGAGTCAATTTCTATGACCGGTGTCGAAGTTGATGATTTACTCGTTTCACTTTCTTATGCAGGGGCGAATTTACAACACACACCTATGCGATTGATTCACCAAGACGGTTTAAGTAACTTATTAATTGATCCTGTGGATGCGGTAGTGAGTGATTTGCCGATTGGGTATTATCCGAATGATGAGGGAGCAAAAAGCTTTGAATTACGTCAAGATGAAGGTCACTCGTTTGCTCACTTGTTATTCGTTGAACAAGCTTTCAATTATTTGAAAAGTGGTGGACATGCAGTCTTACTTCTCCCGTCTAACATTTTAGCTGGTGAAGTTGGCAAGCAGTTAAACGCTTATGTTCAACAAAATGGTTCTTTAGAGATGGTGTTACAATTACCAGACTCACTTTTCAAACAAAAAGAAGCAGTTAAAAGTATCGTAGTATTCCGTAAAAAAAGTGAAGAAGTACAGCCAGCAAAAGATGTCCTTATTTCACAATTGCCTAACTTATCAGATGCAAAAAAAATGTTAGCAATTATAAAAAAATTAGAAGAATGGTTTAAAAACAACTAAAAAAGAATGGAAGAGGTAATTTAAAAATGCAAAAAATTATGGCAGTCAACGCAGGTAGTTCATCATTAAAATTTCAATTATTTGAAATGCCAAGTGAAACAGTATTAGCTAAAGGATTAATTGAACGTATTGGATTAAAAGATTCAGTAATTTCAATTAAAACTAAAGAAGGTAAAAAGCATGAACAAACGTTAGATCTTGCAGATCATGACCAAGCAGTAAAAATGATTCTTGAATTCTTAATCTCACTTGATGTTGTTAAGAGCCTTGATGAAATTACAGGAACTGGTCACCGTGTTGTACATGGCGGAGAAACATTTGCTAGCTCAGCGCTTGTAACTGAAGAAGTTCTCAAAGAAATTGATAAGTTAGCTGCATTTGCACCATTGCATAACAAGGCTAATGCAACAGGTATTCGTTCTTTCCAAGAAGCAATTCCAACAGCAACAACTGTTGCCGTTTTTGATACTGCATTCCACCAAACAATGCCAGAAACATCATTCTTATACAGTATTCCTTTCCGTTACTATAAGGAACATGGTATTCGTAAATATGGTTTCCACGGTACAAGCCATAACTATATCTCTAAAGAAACAGCAACATTCATGAAACAAGATGTAAAAGATTTACGTATTATTTCTTGTCACATTGGTAATGGTGCAAGTATTTGTGCGATTAAAGATGGTAAATCGTTAGATACTTCAATGGGCTTTACGCCGTTAGAAGGTTTAACAATGGGAACTCGTTCAGGTAACTTGGATCCAGCAGTTGTTCCATACTTAATGGAAAAAGAAAACCTTACAGCTGCAGAAGTTATTGACGTGTTTAATAAACAATCAGGCTTACTAGGTATTTCTGAACTTTCTAGTGATTTACGTGATGTAACAACTGCTGCACAAGAGGGCGTTCATCAATCAGAATTAGCTTTATCAATCTTTATCAAACGTATTAAAGAAACAATTGGCGCTTATGCAGTAGAAATGGGTGGCGTTGATGCTATCGTATTCACAGCAGGTGTTGGTGAAAATAGTGCTGTTGTAAGAAGTGGCGCAATCGAAGGTCTTGGTTTCATGGTAGTTGAATTAGATGAAGCGTTGAACCAATCTAATGAAAACCGTGATTCAGCACGTTCAATCAGTACGGATGCTTCTAAAGTTCAAGTATTAATTATCCCAACTGACGAAGAAGTAGAAATCGCTCGTGATGTTGTGACTGTTCAAAATGAAAAATAATTAAACAATATTTCTCCTAACGATAGTGATATCGTTAGGATTTTTTTATAAAAAAACACAACATAATGACATTTATGTCAACATGTTGTGCTTTTTTGGATATACAACTGTTTTATTAAATATTAAACAGTTTCTACGTCTGGAGCTGTGCCTCTTACAATTAAAACATCACATGGTGCATGACGAATAACGTACTCAGTAACACTTCCGACAAGTAAACGCTCAACAGCGTTTAAACCGGTTGCACCACACATAATAAGGTCAGCTTTGAATTTCTTAGCAATTTCACGTGAAATAACAGTTTTTGGTGAACCGTATTCAATGAAAATTTCTACATTTTCAAGGCCCTCTTTAACAGCAGATTCTTTATATTCTGTTAAGAGTGTTTCAGCATATTCTGTTGCTTTGTCTGTCATCGCTCCATCATATGAAGTAACTGCTGAAAAAGCACGTGTATCAATTGCATGTACGAGACCTAATGTTGCATTATTTCTTTTAGCAACAGCAGTGGCTTCTTTAAAAGCTTGTTCTGATGCTTTTGATCCATCAATAGCTACTAAGATTCGTTCGTAAGATAATGTCATGGTGGTTTCCCCCTTAATTAGTTAAACTATCTTTCACTTGTATTATACACCTTTTCAAGTAAAATAGCATATTTGTTAAAAAAATCAGATGAATGTTTTTATGTAATCATTGTTTGTAGTAAACAAAATTAATTGTTTTTTTTATGGATTATTATTGGAAAAAAGACTGAGCGTATCCAAGTAATAAAAAAAGCCCCCTATCAATGTAATAGGAGGACTGAGCAATTTATTTAATTACTTTTTGTTTGCGTATTAATGACGACTCTTTTGGGTTAGGAATCATTCCGTTCAATAACTGACGAAATTCATCATTGTTACGCGCTAAAATAACATCTTTCTTAGTGTTATTAGTATAAATCATACTTAGCACTTCCTTTCTTTGATATACAACAAGTCTGACTAAATTCGAATTCGAATGAAGGCGGGTTCGAAATCAAAGTTCCGTATTAATCAGCTGTATATGTATTATACCCGAAATTATAAAAAAGTAAACCCCTAATTTAAAATAGAATGCTTTTTAATTTATTTTTTTATGAAATTAAATGTTTTAAAGACTGTCACAGTCAGTAATATCATTAGTAATTGACCAAATAAGAAAGCTATAAATAAAGTAATAATAATTTTAGAGATAATAAAAAAGTCACACAAAATGATGTGTGACTACTAAATAAAAGTTATTTTTTAGCCTTATCAACACATTGGCCAATGGCATCGATAACAGCATAACGAAAATTATGTTTTTCTAATGTTTTAACAGCTTCAATTGTTGTACCACCTGGAGAACACACTTGATCTTTTAATTCGCCAGGATGTAATTGTGTTGTTTGCATTAATTTTGCGCTGCCAATAATTGTTTGGACAGCCATCTCATAAGCTTGGGCACGTGGTAAGCCCTTTGCAACTGCACCATCTGCTAAAGCTTCGATAAATATATCAACAAGGGCAGGTGATGAACCCGCGAGTGCTGAAGCTGTATTCATTAATCGTTCTTCGATCACAACTGTCTTGCCCAACGCATTAAAGAATGCTTGTACAGAGGTCAGTTCGTTCGGTGAAATATTACCATTAGGAATGATACTTGTCATACCAGCTCCAACGGCAACTGGCGTATTCGGCATAGTCCGAATAAGTTTGATTGTTGATGAGAGTTGTTCTTCATACCAATCGATTGTTAAACTTACTGCCATTGTGACTATCAATGTGTTAGGACGTGCAGCTAGCGTTTCTTTAATTTCTGCTAATAAAGCAGGCATTATGACTGGTTTAACACCAATAAATAAGATATCTGCATGTTTTGCAACTTCGATGTTACTTAAAAGGGTACCGCCAATCTCTGCTTGTAGTTTAGCTGTACGAGGGCCAGAGCCACCAGACATTATTAAATTGTTAGGACTAATGATATTTTTTGAAATTAAACCTCTTGCAATTGCGCCTCCCATGTTACCAACGCCAATAAAACCAATCGTTTGCATCGACTCACACCTTCCTTAAACTCATCTTCTTTTCATTACTTTACACGTTTAAAGCGGGATTGTCTAGCAGTTGAAATTGCTGGTAATTAATAGAAAAACATGCAAAAAAACTAAAAAAAAGATAGAATAGAAATAGTAAGAAAGGATGGTAATAATGGAACCAGTTTTATCAGTCAAACATATTAGAAAAATCTACGGTAAGAATGATGCGCTTTATACAGCAATTAATGGTATTTCATTTGATATCCCAAAAGGTGAATTTGTAGGAATTATGGGGCCATCCGGAGCAGGTAAAACATCGCTTCTTAATATATTATCGACAATTGATGAAGCCTCTAGTGGTGAGGTTTTTGTTGATGGCGTAGACCTTTTAAATTTAACAGAAAAGAAAATGGCGCAATTTCGCAAAGAAAAATTGGGTTTTATTTTTCAAGAATATAACTTAATTGAAACGTTAACAATCAAAGAAAATATTATTTTGCCCTTAACGATACTTAAATTTAATAAAAGTGAAATAGAACGACGTTATCAAAAAACGATTGAAGCGTTTCATATCGAAGATACTTCTGAACGCTTACCCTCACAAATATCGGGAGGACAGCGTCAACGAGCGGCAGCAGCACGTGCTTTTATTTCCTCCCCAGCAATATTATTTGCCGATGAACCTACGGGTGCGCTGGATTCAAATGCATCGACAGAATTTTTACAACTTTTGGCTCAAAGAAATAAGGTTGAAAAAACAACGATTTTAATGGTGACACATGATGCTTATGCGGCTAGTTATTGTGAGCGCATATTGTTTATAAAAGACGGTACTATCTTTACAGAATTATACAAAGGTAAGCGCACACGACAAGCCTTTTTGAAGAGTATTTTAGATGTACTAGCTGTAATAGGAGGAGCAAAAGATGATTTTTCAACTGGCCTTACGTAATATTAAGCGCAGTTTTGGTGTGTACCGTGTTTATTTAACATCGCTTATTTTTGCAACAGCCATCTATTTTATCTTTTCAAATCTAAAATATAATCGCCAGCTTTTAAATAATCTTGATAATGCCAATTATATTCAGTTAGGTTTTAATATGTCGGCTGTTGTACTATTTTTTGTAATGGCTATTTTCATTTTCTTTTCTAGTAACTACTTCCTAAGAGAGCGAAAAAAAGAAATCGGCACTTATTTTTTATTAGGAATGAGAAGATATCAAGTACGTGCGACATTATTTATTGAAACATTTACGATGAGCTTGATTGCCTTGTGTAGCGGTTTGTTATGTGGGGTTTTCTTTTCAAAATTAGCGACGATGATTCTATTTAAATTTGTGGGTTTTGATAAAGCATCTGGGTTTTCTTTTTCTTATCCAGCTTTAATTGAAACAGTGGTTGTGTTTACAAGTTTAATTTTTTTAACAGCAGTAACGGGAATGTATCGTGTGAAAAATTTTCCCATCATTAACTTGATTCAACCGAAGGAAAAGAAATACAAGCCTTACTTGACCGTTTTGTTTAGTACGATTGGTTTGGTACTTATTTTATTTGGCTATTCGATTGCTTGTTTGTTTGATGCCGAAGGAGAAAAGATTTTAAACATCTCTCTATTTTTATGGATTCCATTGGTTACCCTATTGGTTTGTGTAGGCACATACTTTGTTATTCAATCGCTTTTTCCATTACTATTGACCGTATTAGCAACACTGAAAATTTATGTTTACCGCGGAACAAACATGATTTGGATTGAGCAGTTACGTTCAAGAATGCACTCACAAGTTGTAATGATAACAACAATAACGATATTAAGTGCAGTGACAATGACCGCCTTTTGTATTGTGAATAGTTTGTTTTATAAAACAACAATTGATGTGAGAAATAATCCGATGATTAATTATCAATTGTTAAATGGAAATCCCAAAATGTACGATGAAGCACTTGCGAAAGTAGATCAAAGAAAACTCGATTTCAAAATACATACCAGCTTTTTAACAGGAGATATAGAAGTACCTAAAATGGTTAATAACCCTTATAATATACGTGTTATACCATGGGAAGATTATCATAAAATTGCTCGTAAATTTAATTTTAGACCAAGTGAAAAAATATTAGGCAATGAGAGTATCTTTTTGTATAGCAAAAATAATGAAGGGATAAATTTTTCTGCTAATCAAAAAAGTGTGGTATATAAAATTGGCAATGAAAAAGTTCATTTGAAAACGACTGAAATTAGGGAGAAAGAGAATGTTTTTAGTCCTTATAATAGTATACTGGTGGTAAGTAATCAGCTTTACTATGAACTCTCGCAAAAAACAAAGGCAACACCGGTATATTATATTAATTTGAAGCCGTTTACGGATAGTCGTGAATTGGTGACACAAATGAATGAAGTTGTTAGCCACTATCATGGGGCGAGTGTCATATCTATCGAAGAAGATAAAAATTGGTCTAAATTGACTTTCGGAATGATTTTGTATATTGGTTTGTTTTTATCATTGGTTTTTATTGTAACAACTGGAACTATCATTTATTTCAAGCAAATAATTGATGCGACTAAGGATATTCAAACCTATAAAATACTCTATAAAATGGGCGTATCTTATGAAGAAATGCGTATGATTGTAGCTAAACAATTAGGCTTTATCTTTATTGTGCCACTTTTTATAGCAATGAGTCATTGTTTATTTGCACTGTTTGCGTATTTTAAATTGTTAGGTTTTCAATTTGATATTTCCATTGTATTTAGCTTAAGCATTTATGCAGTGATATACTTATGCTACTATGTAATGGCTGTTTATCATTATTTAAAAATTGTCTGTCCACCAGAAATGAGAACAAACATATAAAAGATAGGAGGGTAATAATGAAAGTATACATTGTAGAAGATGATCCAATTATTTTAGAATCGATGAAACAAAATTTAATGCGCTGGGGACTAGAAGTTCACACCGTGATTGATTTTGAAAATGTAAAAAAAGAATTTTTAGATATCGAACCACACTTTGTGATTTTAGATGTTACATTGCCTAAATTTGATGGTTTTTATTGGTGTCGACAAATTCGAGATATTTCAAATGTCCCTATTATATTTATATCCTCACGTGATTCTCAAATGGATCAAATCATGGGAATGAATATGGGAGCTGATTACTATATTGAAAAACCAGTTGACATGGATATTTTAATGGCGCGGGTGAATGCATTGTTAAGAAGGGTTTATTCATATAAGGATTTAGAACAACCAACTGTGATGGAACAAGAGGGCCTCTTTTTACATATTGATACAAACGTTGTTAGTTATGAGAACAATAAAATAGACTTAACTAAAAATGAATTTTTGATATTGTATACTTTGATGCAAAATCAAACTAAAATTGTATCTCGTGATGAAATTATGAGAGTGTTATGGGAAGATGAAAGTTTTGTTGATGATAATACATTGACGGTAAACATTGTACGTTTGCGTAAAAAGTTAACTGAAATTGGAATACATGATCGTATACAAACAAAGAAAGGTCAAGGTTACATTTTGAAATAAAAGGTGGCGTAACAGTATGACTATTTTACAATATTTAAAAGAAAAAAAATCATTTTTAGCCTATGCTACTGTTTTGTTTGTGTTTATTTTGGTATTTTTGTTAACACAACCAGGGAATATTATGCGGTTGGGTGATTATCATTATCTTATGTTCATTTATTTGTGTTTAACATTATTCTACTTAGTTGTTGATTATCTAAAAATGAATCGTTTTTGGCGACAAATAAATGAAGTCTTAACAACAAATGAAACGTTAGATAATATTGCAGCCTTGCCTAAAGGACATTCGACACAACAAAAAATGTTTATGCGTTCTTTTAGACAACAAGTGAAGAACTATCATCGTTATGTCTCGAAATCAATTGATAAAGATAAAGAGAAGCAAAATTATGCACTTTATTGGGCACACGAAATTAAAACGCCTATCATCGCAAGTAAAATGATTTTAAAAGATAATAAGGCAGTATTGCCAGAAAAAGTTTATCAACAGTTGCTTTCTGAAATGAATGAAGTGGATCGATTAACCATGCAGTCACTCTATTTTTCTCGATTAGATTCATTTGAAATCGATTATTTAATTACAGAAATTAATGCTGAACGTATTGTTAAAGATGCTATCAAACGTCAGGCAACAGCCTTTATAAATAAGCGTATCAAATTAAATATTAATGTCCCTGAAATTTGGATTAGATCAGATTCGAAATGGTTAAGTTATGTATGTGATCAAATTATTTCAAACGCAGTTAAATACACACCTCAAGGTGGAGAAGTATCTTGCTGTTTGGAGGCAGATGGACGACAGGCTAAATTGATGATAAGCGATACAGGTCCTGGTATTCCTATCGAAGACCACCAGCGTGTGTTTGAAAAAGGCTATACAGGGATTCAAGGGCGAAACACTTATAAGTCAACAGGTATGGGGCTTTATCTCGCTAAGGAAATGTCGAAAAAATTAGGTCATGTGCTTTCGTTAGAATCAATTGAAGGTGTGGGTACGACAGTAAGTATTATTTTTGAAACAAAAGAACAGTACTTTATGCCTGAAAATGAGAAGGTTTATTGAACGCTCAATAATAAGAAACAGCAATCGTCACTAAATGTGA comes from Brochothrix thermosphacta DSM 20171 = FSL F6-1036 and encodes:
- a CDS encoding FtsX-like permease family protein, which produces MIFQLALRNIKRSFGVYRVYLTSLIFATAIYFIFSNLKYNRQLLNNLDNANYIQLGFNMSAVVLFFVMAIFIFFSSNYFLRERKKEIGTYFLLGMRRYQVRATLFIETFTMSLIALCSGLLCGVFFSKLATMILFKFVGFDKASGFSFSYPALIETVVVFTSLIFLTAVTGMYRVKNFPIINLIQPKEKKYKPYLTVLFSTIGLVLILFGYSIACLFDAEGEKILNISLFLWIPLVTLLVCVGTYFVIQSLFPLLLTVLATLKIYVYRGTNMIWIEQLRSRMHSQVVMITTITILSAVTMTAFCIVNSLFYKTTIDVRNNPMINYQLLNGNPKMYDEALAKVDQRKLDFKIHTSFLTGDIEVPKMVNNPYNIRVIPWEDYHKIARKFNFRPSEKILGNESIFLYSKNNEGINFSANQKSVVYKIGNEKVHLKTTEIREKENVFSPYNSILVVSNQLYYELSQKTKATPVYYINLKPFTDSRELVTQMNEVVSHYHGASVISIEEDKNWSKLTFGMILYIGLFLSLVFIVTTGTIIYFKQIIDATKDIQTYKILYKMGVSYEEMRMIVAKQLGFIFIVPLFIAMSHCLFALFAYFKLLGFQFDISIVFSLSIYAVIYLCYYVMAVYHYLKIVCPPEMRTNI
- a CDS encoding response regulator transcription factor; the encoded protein is MKVYIVEDDPIILESMKQNLMRWGLEVHTVIDFENVKKEFLDIEPHFVILDVTLPKFDGFYWCRQIRDISNVPIIFISSRDSQMDQIMGMNMGADYYIEKPVDMDILMARVNALLRRVYSYKDLEQPTVMEQEGLFLHIDTNVVSYENNKIDLTKNEFLILYTLMQNQTKIVSRDEIMRVLWEDESFVDDNTLTVNIVRLRKKLTEIGIHDRIQTKKGQGYILK
- a CDS encoding sensor histidine kinase: MTILQYLKEKKSFLAYATVLFVFILVFLLTQPGNIMRLGDYHYLMFIYLCLTLFYLVVDYLKMNRFWRQINEVLTTNETLDNIAALPKGHSTQQKMFMRSFRQQVKNYHRYVSKSIDKDKEKQNYALYWAHEIKTPIIASKMILKDNKAVLPEKVYQQLLSEMNEVDRLTMQSLYFSRLDSFEIDYLITEINAERIVKDAIKRQATAFINKRIKLNINVPEIWIRSDSKWLSYVCDQIISNAVKYTPQGGEVSCCLEADGRQAKLMISDTGPGIPIEDHQRVFEKGYTGIQGRNTYKSTGMGLYLAKEMSKKLGHVLSLESIEGVGTTVSIIFETKEQYFMPENEKVY